In a single window of the Synechococcus sp. HK05 genome:
- the sir gene encoding sulfite reductase, ferredoxin dependent: MQRVTVTAGSDERSSELQGSRPFSPCIANGAERSKFEQLKADSAYLREPLATELENDLPHFSDGAVQLLKFHGSYQQDNRENRQKGQERDWQMMLRLRSPAGRIPASLFLAMDDLADRLGNGTLRITTRQAFQMHGIRKHNLREVIGTIVRGMGSTLAACGDINRNVMAPAAPFEKGAYPAARQLANDIADTLSPVAAEGAYLDLWVDGELSYRIKPTRAVNKVRERQHDGGVFSGDAQEPLYGPVYLPRKFKCAVTVPGDNSVDLLTQDIGLVAFADANGALRGCNVYVGGGMGRTHNKEDTFARTADPLGYVEAEHVLDLVQAILALQRDYGDRQNRRHSRMKYLIHDQGIAWFKQELKAKYFAHPIKGLRLEPKAKLQDYLGWHRQGTGKWFVGIPLLCGRLAGDLKRGLRNLVETYQLEVRLTPNQDLLLCNIGTAQRASVRTALEAMGITTPEAPPLLARHAIACPALPLCGLAVTEAERILPQVLDRLDAQLRRLEIEKPMLVRMTGCPNGCARPYMAELGLVGDGVNQYQVWLGGSPNLTRLAEPYLDKMPLEKLESTLEPLLLGWKAAGGRRSFGDYVAKLGREQVESLLVAA; encoded by the coding sequence ATGCAGCGTGTGACGGTGACGGCAGGGTCCGACGAGCGCAGTTCTGAGCTCCAGGGCAGCCGCCCGTTTTCGCCTTGCATCGCCAACGGCGCCGAGCGCAGCAAGTTTGAGCAGCTCAAGGCCGATAGCGCCTATCTGCGCGAGCCGCTAGCGACTGAACTCGAGAACGATCTGCCCCATTTCAGCGATGGCGCTGTTCAACTGCTGAAGTTCCACGGCAGTTATCAACAAGACAACCGCGAAAACCGCCAGAAAGGGCAAGAACGCGATTGGCAGATGATGCTGCGCTTGCGCAGTCCTGCCGGCCGGATCCCGGCTTCGCTGTTTCTGGCCATGGACGATCTCGCCGATCGTCTGGGGAATGGAACCCTGCGGATCACCACCCGCCAGGCCTTTCAGATGCATGGCATCCGCAAGCACAACCTCCGGGAAGTGATCGGCACCATCGTGCGCGGCATGGGCTCCACCCTGGCGGCCTGTGGTGATATCAACCGCAACGTGATGGCCCCGGCGGCGCCATTCGAGAAGGGTGCCTACCCGGCGGCCCGCCAGCTCGCCAACGACATCGCCGACACCCTCAGCCCCGTTGCCGCAGAGGGCGCTTACCTCGATCTGTGGGTGGATGGTGAACTGAGTTACCGCATCAAACCCACCCGCGCCGTGAACAAGGTGCGCGAGCGTCAGCACGACGGGGGCGTGTTCAGCGGCGACGCCCAGGAACCGCTCTACGGCCCCGTGTACCTGCCGCGCAAATTCAAGTGCGCGGTCACGGTGCCCGGTGATAACTCCGTGGATCTACTCACCCAGGACATCGGCTTGGTGGCCTTTGCCGATGCCAACGGTGCTCTGCGGGGTTGCAACGTGTATGTGGGCGGTGGCATGGGCCGAACCCACAACAAGGAAGACACCTTCGCTCGCACGGCCGATCCGCTCGGTTATGTGGAGGCCGAGCATGTGCTCGATCTGGTGCAGGCGATCCTGGCCCTCCAGCGCGACTACGGCGACCGGCAAAATCGCCGCCACTCCCGGATGAAATACCTGATCCACGATCAGGGCATCGCCTGGTTCAAGCAGGAGCTCAAGGCGAAGTATTTCGCCCATCCGATCAAAGGCCTGCGCCTCGAGCCCAAAGCCAAGCTGCAGGATTATCTGGGCTGGCATCGCCAGGGCACCGGCAAGTGGTTTGTGGGAATTCCGCTGCTCTGCGGCCGTCTGGCTGGCGACCTGAAGCGGGGCCTGCGCAACCTGGTGGAGACCTATCAACTCGAAGTGCGTCTCACCCCGAACCAAGACCTGCTGCTCTGCAACATCGGCACGGCCCAGCGGGCCAGCGTGCGCACGGCCCTGGAGGCCATGGGCATCACCACACCGGAGGCCCCGCCGCTGCTGGCGCGCCATGCCATCGCTTGCCCAGCGCTGCCGTTGTGCGGCCTGGCGGTAACGGAAGCTGAGCGAATCCTGCCCCAGGTGCTCGACCGCCTCGATGCACAGCTGCGCCGGCTGGAGATCGAGAAGCCGATGCTGGTGCGGATGACGGGCTGCCCGAACGGCTGCGCCCGCCCCTACATGGCCGAACTAGGCCTGGTGGGCGACGGCGTGAACCAGTACCAGGTGTGGCTAGGCGGGAGCCCCAACCTCACGCGCCTGGCGGAGCCCTACCTGGACAAGATGCCCCTGGAGAAGCTCGAAAGCACCCTCGAGCCACTGCTGCTGGGTTGGAAGGCGGCCGGCGGCCGCCGCTCCTTCGGCGACTACGTCGCCAAGCTCGGCCGCGAGCAGGTGGAATCGCTCCTAGTCGCCGCCTGA
- a CDS encoding DevA family ABC transporter ATP-binding protein: MAQTAAIDLHDLCHWYGSGSMRRQVLQGVNLRVAPGEVVLLTGPSGCGKTTLLTLVGALRQVQEGSVRVLGQELNGAGRRERQLLRRSIGMIFQGHNLLRCLTAEQNVQMGSDLLPALSYRARRDQAREWLRAVGLGDQLNKLPHDLSGGQKQRVAIARALAAHPRLLLADEPTAALDSKTGREVVELLQRLAREQGCAVLMVTHDPRILDIADRLVRMEDGQLSEADVPGLVTSG, translated from the coding sequence ATGGCTCAGACGGCTGCGATCGACCTGCACGACCTCTGCCATTGGTATGGCAGTGGCAGCATGCGGCGCCAGGTGCTGCAGGGGGTGAACCTTCGCGTGGCCCCTGGAGAGGTGGTGCTGCTCACCGGCCCCTCGGGCTGCGGCAAAACCACCCTGCTCACCCTGGTGGGGGCCCTGCGCCAGGTGCAGGAGGGATCGGTGCGGGTTCTGGGTCAGGAGCTCAACGGTGCTGGCCGCCGCGAACGCCAACTCCTGCGCCGATCCATCGGCATGATTTTCCAGGGCCACAATCTGTTGCGTTGCCTCACAGCCGAACAAAACGTGCAGATGGGCTCCGACCTGCTGCCAGCTCTCAGTTACCGCGCGCGTCGCGATCAGGCGCGGGAGTGGTTGCGGGCGGTGGGTTTGGGGGATCAGCTCAACAAGTTGCCCCACGATCTCTCTGGCGGCCAGAAGCAACGGGTGGCGATTGCCCGTGCCCTTGCCGCGCATCCGCGGCTGTTGCTGGCGGATGAACCCACCGCAGCGCTGGATTCGAAGACGGGCCGCGAGGTGGTGGAACTGTTGCAACGCTTGGCCCGGGAGCAGGGCTGTGCGGTGCTGATGGTGACCCACGATCCGCGCATCCTCGATATCGCTGATCGCTTGGTGCGGATGGAAGACGGCCAGCTCAGCGAAGCGGACGTTCCCGGTTTGGTGACCAGCGGCTGA
- a CDS encoding M15 family metallopeptidase, protein MRPWSPIAIAECGEPLLPLPAELLRLEPHPYARLGAPYGEGASPFRLRQGVIARLLEAQRLLQQHSPDGRLAIFDAWRPIAVQRFMVAHALAEECAARGVDPSYPSAERQAVEQEVGRFWAPPSSDPATPPPHSTGAAVDLTLAGAEGEPWDLGSPIDALGPVSHPDHFAALAQKAREPGLRQQAALFHQRRSLLAAVMEQAGFAQHPNEWWHFSHGDQLWAWRTGGQQAIYGRSGGD, encoded by the coding sequence ATGCGTCCCTGGAGCCCGATTGCGATTGCGGAGTGCGGCGAGCCGCTTCTGCCCCTGCCAGCGGAGCTGCTGCGCCTCGAGCCCCATCCCTATGCGCGGTTGGGGGCTCCCTATGGCGAGGGCGCCAGCCCATTTCGGTTGCGGCAGGGAGTGATCGCGCGGCTGCTGGAGGCTCAGCGGCTGTTGCAGCAGCACAGCCCCGATGGCCGCCTGGCCATCTTTGATGCCTGGCGGCCGATCGCGGTGCAGCGCTTCATGGTGGCCCATGCTTTGGCGGAGGAATGCGCCGCGCGGGGGGTGGATCCGAGCTATCCCAGTGCGGAGCGGCAGGCGGTGGAGCAGGAGGTGGGGCGCTTCTGGGCCCCCCCCAGCAGCGATCCGGCCACCCCGCCGCCCCACAGCACCGGCGCGGCTGTCGACCTCACCCTGGCGGGTGCGGAAGGGGAGCCCTGGGATCTGGGTTCCCCGATTGATGCGCTGGGCCCGGTGTCCCATCCCGATCACTTCGCCGCGTTGGCGCAGAAAGCCCGTGAGCCTGGGTTACGCCAGCAGGCGGCGCTGTTTCACCAGCGGCGATCGCTGTTGGCGGCCGTGATGGAGCAGGCAGGATTCGCCCAGCACCCGAACGAGTGGTGGCATTTCAGCCACGGCGATCAGCTCTGGGCCTGGCGCACCGGCGGACAGCAGGCCATCTACGGCCGATCAGGCGGCGACTAG
- the rpsB gene encoding 30S ribosomal protein S2 — MAVVTLAEMMEAGAHFGHQTRRWNPKMSRYIYCARNGVHIIDLVQTAVCMNNAYKWVRSAARSGKRFLFVGTKKQASEVIALEATRCGASYVNQRWLGGMLTNWTTMRARIDRLKDLERMESSGAIAMRPKKEAAVLRRELERLQKYLGGLKNMRRLPDVVVLVDQRRETNAVLEARKLDIPLVSMLDTNCDPDLCDVPIPCNDDAVRSVQLVLGRLADAINEGRHGANDQRGGYDDEEG, encoded by the coding sequence ATGGCTGTTGTCACTCTCGCCGAAATGATGGAGGCGGGTGCCCACTTTGGGCACCAAACCCGCCGCTGGAACCCCAAGATGTCGCGCTACATCTACTGCGCGCGCAACGGTGTTCACATCATCGACCTCGTGCAGACCGCCGTCTGCATGAACAACGCCTACAAGTGGGTGCGCAGTGCTGCACGCAGCGGCAAGCGCTTCCTGTTTGTGGGCACCAAGAAGCAGGCCTCCGAGGTGATTGCCCTCGAAGCCACCCGCTGCGGTGCGTCCTACGTGAACCAGCGTTGGCTGGGCGGCATGCTCACCAACTGGACCACGATGCGCGCCCGCATCGACCGCCTCAAGGACCTGGAGCGCATGGAGTCCTCCGGTGCCATCGCGATGCGTCCGAAGAAGGAAGCCGCTGTGCTGCGCCGTGAGCTTGAGCGCCTGCAGAAGTATCTGGGCGGTCTCAAGAACATGCGTCGTCTGCCCGACGTGGTGGTGCTGGTGGATCAGCGCCGCGAAACCAACGCCGTGCTCGAAGCCCGCAAGCTCGACATCCCCCTGGTGTCGATGCTCGACACCAACTGCGATCCCGACCTCTGCGACGTGCCCATCCCCTGCAACGACGACGCTGTGCGTTCGGTGCAACTGGTGCTTGGCCGCCTCGCCGATGCCATCAACGAAGGTCGCCATGGCGCTAACGACCAGCGCGGCGGCTACGACGACGAGGAAGGCTGA
- a CDS encoding glycosyltransferase family 2 protein codes for MFLSVVIPTYNRLPILEKCLRALEQQRLEAPISAYEVVVVDDGSTDDTVNWLLRNGHAFPHVRLVQQDHGGPAEGRNRGVDHARGDVIVFIDSDLVVTDSFLISHARRLEQTWQQRGDRLCFTYGAVINTANFNEPTAEPHKLSDLSWAYFATGNVAIDREVLERSGLFDTRFRLYGWEDLELGERLRRMGVVLVRCPDAVGYHWHPPLSLEQVPRLIAVEGERAKMGLVFYRKHPTRRVRFIIQFTLLHRLLWELLTLGGLLNERSLRPLLAWLIRRGRPGLAMELLRLPLNRIGVRALYREARAEGLA; via the coding sequence ATGTTCCTCAGCGTCGTCATCCCCACCTACAACCGGCTGCCGATCCTGGAGAAATGCCTGCGGGCCCTCGAGCAGCAGCGGCTGGAGGCGCCGATCAGCGCCTACGAGGTGGTGGTGGTTGACGATGGCTCCACCGATGACACGGTGAACTGGCTGCTGCGCAACGGCCACGCGTTTCCGCACGTGCGCCTGGTGCAGCAGGACCATGGCGGCCCGGCTGAAGGTCGCAACCGGGGGGTGGATCACGCCCGCGGTGATGTGATCGTGTTCATCGACAGTGACCTGGTGGTCACCGACAGCTTTCTGATCAGCCACGCGCGCCGGCTGGAGCAAACCTGGCAGCAGCGCGGCGATCGGCTTTGCTTCACCTACGGCGCGGTGATCAACACCGCCAATTTCAACGAGCCCACGGCCGAACCCCACAAGCTCAGCGATCTCTCCTGGGCCTATTTCGCCACCGGCAACGTGGCGATCGATCGTGAGGTGCTGGAGCGCAGCGGTTTGTTTGATACTCGCTTCCGCCTCTATGGCTGGGAGGACCTGGAGCTGGGTGAGCGGCTTCGGCGGATGGGTGTGGTGCTGGTGCGCTGCCCGGACGCCGTGGGGTATCACTGGCATCCACCCTTGAGCCTGGAGCAGGTGCCTCGCCTGATTGCGGTGGAAGGTGAGCGGGCCAAGATGGGCCTGGTGTTTTACCGGAAGCACCCCACGCGTCGGGTGCGCTTCATCATTCAGTTCACCCTGTTGCATCGGCTCCTGTGGGAGCTGCTCACCCTCGGTGGCCTGCTCAATGAGCGCAGCCTTCGGCCACTGCTGGCTTGGTTGATTCGCCGCGGGCGGCCTGGCTTGGCCATGGAGCTGTTGCGGCTTCCCCTCAACCGCATCGGTGTGCGGGCGCTGTATCGGGAGGCCAGAGCGGAAGGTCTGGCCTGA
- the devC gene encoding ABC transporter permease DevC: MAGLWQSRRIPLSLLLLTRQPVRLAVALAGISFAGILMFMQLGFRDGLFDASVTIHRLFDADLVLISPRSTSSVSMAGFPKRRLVQAMAAPEVAGITPVHWNLLLWRNPETRGTRSILTLGFEPNDPLFTDPSLAPKARLLTQKGRVLFDEQSRPEFGPVAPWFKSGRTVESEIAGKRVRVAGLVGLGTSFGADGNLLTSSETFLELLPNTPPGSIEVGLIRLKPGSDPAAVAQRLQAQLPSDVTVLTKQGFIDFEQNYWRTSTSIGFIFTLGAAMGFVVGCVIVYQVLYSDVSDHLPEYATLMAMGYKLVSLLGVVAREGLLLAAFGYLPAYAAGQGLYLLVRSATQLPVFMDTTRAVTVFTMILVMCMASAGLAMRRLADADPAEIF, encoded by the coding sequence CTGGCGGGTCTCTGGCAGAGCCGCCGCATTCCGCTGTCGTTGCTGCTGCTCACCCGCCAGCCGGTGCGGTTGGCTGTGGCCCTGGCGGGGATCAGCTTCGCCGGGATCTTGATGTTTATGCAGCTGGGATTCCGTGATGGCCTCTTCGATGCCAGCGTCACGATCCACCGGCTGTTTGATGCCGATCTGGTGTTGATCAGTCCACGCTCCACCAGCTCGGTGAGCATGGCGGGCTTTCCCAAGCGGCGCCTCGTGCAGGCCATGGCCGCCCCTGAAGTGGCGGGCATCACGCCGGTGCACTGGAATCTGCTGCTCTGGCGCAACCCTGAAACCAGGGGCACGCGCTCGATCCTCACCCTGGGGTTTGAACCCAACGACCCCCTGTTCACCGATCCGAGCCTGGCGCCGAAGGCGCGCCTGCTCACCCAGAAGGGCAGGGTGCTGTTTGATGAACAATCGCGCCCGGAGTTTGGGCCCGTGGCGCCCTGGTTCAAAAGCGGCCGCACGGTGGAGAGTGAAATCGCCGGTAAGCGAGTGCGCGTGGCCGGTCTGGTGGGCCTGGGCACCTCCTTTGGCGCGGATGGCAACCTGCTCACCAGCTCCGAAACCTTCCTCGAGCTGCTGCCCAACACGCCCCCCGGCAGCATTGAAGTGGGTTTGATTCGCCTCAAGCCCGGCAGTGATCCTGCGGCCGTGGCCCAGCGCCTCCAGGCTCAGCTGCCCTCGGATGTGACGGTGCTCACCAAGCAGGGATTCATTGATTTCGAGCAGAACTACTGGCGCACCAGCACCTCGATCGGCTTCATCTTCACCTTGGGGGCCGCCATGGGCTTCGTGGTGGGCTGCGTGATCGTGTATCAGGTGCTCTATTCCGATGTGAGTGATCACCTGCCGGAATACGCCACCTTGATGGCGATGGGCTACAAGCTGGTCAGCCTGTTGGGGGTCGTGGCCCGTGAGGGCTTACTGCTGGCGGCGTTTGGCTATCTGCCGGCCTATGCGGCGGGCCAGGGCTTGTATCTGTTGGTGCGCAGCGCCACGCAACTGCCGGTGTTTATGGATACCACCCGCGCCGTGACCGTGTTCACCATGATCCTGGTGATGTGCATGGCCTCCGCTGGCCTAGCCATGCGCCGCCTGGCGGACGCCGATCCCGCCGAGATCTTCTGA
- the tsf gene encoding translation elongation factor Ts — protein MAEISAKLVKELRDVTGAGMMDCKKALAETNGDKEKAVEWLRQKGIASAEKKSGRTAAEGAIGSYIHTGARVGVLVEVNCETDFVARGEIFQELIRNVAMQIAACPSVDFVKVDDIPAEVAEREKQIEMGRDDLAGKKEEMKEKIVAGRIGKRLKEMALLDQAYIKDSTMTVEEMVKQVAGKVGENIQVRRFVRFTLGEGIEVEKMDFAAEVAAMQAA, from the coding sequence ATGGCTGAGATCTCCGCCAAGCTCGTTAAAGAACTGCGCGACGTCACCGGCGCCGGCATGATGGACTGCAAGAAGGCGCTTGCAGAAACCAACGGCGACAAGGAGAAAGCCGTTGAGTGGCTCCGCCAGAAGGGCATCGCCTCCGCCGAGAAGAAGTCGGGCCGCACCGCCGCTGAAGGTGCCATCGGCAGCTACATCCACACCGGCGCCCGCGTGGGTGTGCTGGTGGAAGTGAACTGCGAAACCGACTTCGTGGCACGCGGCGAGATCTTCCAGGAGCTGATCCGCAATGTGGCCATGCAGATCGCTGCTTGCCCCAGCGTTGATTTCGTGAAGGTCGACGACATCCCCGCTGAGGTGGCCGAGCGCGAGAAGCAGATCGAGATGGGTCGCGACGACCTCGCCGGCAAGAAGGAAGAGATGAAGGAGAAGATCGTGGCCGGCCGGATCGGCAAGCGCCTCAAGGAAATGGCTCTGCTCGATCAGGCCTACATCAAAGACAGCACCATGACCGTGGAGGAAATGGTGAAGCAGGTGGCCGGCAAGGTGGGTGAAAACATCCAGGTGCGCCGCTTCGTGCGTTTCACCCTGGGTGAAGGCATCGAAGTGGAGAAGATGGACTTCGCCGCAGAAGTGGCGGCCATGCAGGCTGCCTGA
- the recG gene encoding ATP-dependent DNA helicase RecG, whose product MRPLQQGLQLEAERGFGNLQGRREPFQAFLSRSLREAPGPLPPHQQQLLAQLAEQFETYTELSQAGRQSLVRRTRQALHELQRAHEPVRPVAPPRLRLVPEAPPVATSVRPDTPLSEIKGVGPKSAARLAALDLWVARDLVRYYPRDYLDYSNLVRIAALEPGRTATIVATVRRSHSFTSPRNPNLSILELQLVDITGRIRISKFFAGKRFSSPGWLKALQRQYPTGATVAVSGLVKETPYGPAFQDPLMEVLASPNAPVQSEQIGRLLPVYGLTEGLTADRLRTLVRPLLAAAQAWPDPLPSAIQQQEQLVDLGTALHQIHAPRDQAALAQARRRLVFDEFLYLQLGLLQRRRQLTSRPAPALNNPSGTLLHGFLELLPFPLTGAQQRVLAEIRADLEREQPMARLVQGDVGSGKTVVAIAALLTAIEAGCQGALMAPTEVLAEQHYRKLCEWLPQLHVSCALLTGSTPARRRRELLADLANGTLKMLVGTHALLEDPVQFARLGLVVVDEQHRFGVHQRNRLLDKGLQPHLLTMTATPIPRTLALSLHGDLEVSQIDELPPGRTPIRTALLSAADRDQAYQLIREQVALGQRAYVVLPLVEDSEKLDLRSAVEVHQQLSEQIFPDLQVGLLHGRMASADKQAAIGAFAAGDTQVLVSTTVVEVGVDVPEASVMVIEHADRFGLAQLHQLRGRVGRGAAASFCQLINDSRNALARQRLEVLVHSTDGFEIAEMDLRLRGPGQVLGTRQSGLPDLALASLTDDGDVLEQARLVAQRIMDTDPGLEACPSLAQALAEQRQRTAAPARLN is encoded by the coding sequence CTGCGGCCCCTGCAACAGGGGCTGCAGCTGGAGGCCGAGCGCGGCTTCGGCAACCTGCAGGGGCGGCGCGAACCCTTTCAAGCTTTTCTCAGCCGCAGCCTGCGGGAAGCGCCGGGGCCCTTGCCCCCCCATCAGCAGCAGTTGCTGGCGCAGCTGGCTGAGCAGTTCGAGACCTACACCGAACTGAGCCAGGCCGGCCGCCAATCCCTGGTGCGCCGCACCCGCCAGGCCCTGCATGAACTGCAGCGGGCCCATGAGCCGGTGCGGCCGGTGGCGCCCCCCCGGTTGCGGCTGGTGCCGGAGGCTCCCCCTGTGGCCACCAGCGTTCGCCCCGACACGCCCCTCAGCGAGATCAAGGGCGTGGGGCCGAAAAGTGCAGCGCGGTTGGCGGCCCTTGATCTTTGGGTGGCGCGGGATCTGGTGCGCTACTACCCGCGCGACTATCTCGATTACTCCAACCTGGTGCGCATCGCGGCCCTGGAGCCCGGCCGCACCGCCACCATCGTGGCCACGGTGCGCCGCAGCCATAGCTTCACCAGCCCCCGCAACCCCAACCTCTCGATCCTCGAGCTGCAGCTGGTGGACATCACTGGCCGCATTCGCATCTCCAAGTTTTTTGCCGGTAAACGCTTCAGCTCGCCCGGTTGGCTGAAGGCCCTGCAACGTCAGTACCCCACCGGTGCCACCGTGGCGGTGAGTGGTTTGGTGAAGGAGACCCCCTACGGTCCCGCCTTCCAAGATCCCTTGATGGAGGTGCTGGCCAGCCCAAATGCGCCGGTGCAGAGCGAGCAAATCGGCCGGCTCCTGCCGGTGTATGGCCTCACGGAGGGGCTCACGGCTGATCGCCTGCGGACGTTGGTGCGCCCCTTGCTGGCCGCCGCCCAGGCCTGGCCTGATCCGCTGCCGTCTGCGATTCAGCAGCAGGAGCAGTTGGTGGATCTGGGTACAGCTCTCCATCAGATCCATGCCCCCAGGGACCAGGCGGCTTTGGCCCAGGCGCGCCGTCGCTTGGTGTTTGACGAGTTCCTCTATCTGCAGCTCGGCCTGTTGCAACGCCGGCGTCAGCTCACCAGCCGCCCGGCGCCGGCCTTGAACAACCCCAGTGGCACGCTGCTGCATGGGTTTCTGGAGTTGCTGCCCTTTCCCTTAACGGGGGCGCAGCAACGGGTGCTGGCGGAAATCCGCGCCGACCTGGAACGGGAGCAGCCGATGGCGCGGCTGGTGCAGGGCGATGTGGGCAGTGGCAAAACCGTGGTCGCCATCGCGGCCCTGCTCACCGCCATCGAAGCCGGCTGCCAGGGCGCCTTGATGGCGCCCACCGAAGTGCTCGCTGAGCAGCATTACCGCAAGCTCTGCGAGTGGCTGCCGCAATTACATGTGAGTTGCGCCCTGCTCACCGGTTCCACGCCCGCGCGGCGGCGGCGGGAGCTGCTGGCGGATCTGGCCAATGGCACCCTCAAGATGCTGGTGGGCACCCACGCCCTGTTGGAAGACCCGGTGCAGTTCGCCCGGCTGGGTCTGGTGGTGGTCGATGAGCAGCACCGCTTCGGGGTGCATCAACGCAACCGTCTGCTCGATAAGGGTTTGCAGCCTCACCTGCTCACGATGACGGCCACACCGATCCCGCGCACCCTCGCGCTCTCCTTGCACGGTGATCTGGAGGTGAGTCAGATCGATGAGCTGCCTCCGGGGCGCACGCCGATCCGCACGGCCCTGCTGTCGGCCGCCGACCGCGACCAGGCCTACCAACTGATTCGCGAGCAGGTGGCTCTGGGCCAGCGGGCCTATGTGGTGCTGCCGCTGGTGGAGGACTCAGAAAAGCTCGATCTGCGCTCAGCGGTGGAGGTGCATCAACAGCTCAGCGAGCAGATCTTCCCCGACCTGCAGGTGGGTCTGCTGCATGGGCGTATGGCCAGTGCGGATAAGCAGGCGGCGATCGGTGCCTTTGCCGCGGGCGACACCCAGGTGCTGGTGAGCACCACGGTGGTGGAGGTGGGCGTGGATGTGCCGGAGGCCAGCGTGATGGTGATCGAGCATGCCGATCGCTTTGGTCTGGCCCAGTTGCACCAGTTGCGCGGCCGTGTTGGCCGGGGGGCGGCGGCGTCGTTCTGTCAGCTGATCAACGACAGCCGCAATGCCCTGGCCCGCCAACGCCTGGAGGTGTTGGTGCATTCCACCGACGGCTTTGAAATCGCCGAGATGGATCTGCGCCTGCGGGGGCCTGGGCAAGTGCTGGGCACCCGTCAGAGTGGCCTGCCGGATCTGGCCCTGGCCAGCCTCACCGACGACGGGGATGTGCTGGAGCAGGCGCGTTTGGTGGCGCAGCGGATCATGGACACCGATCCCGGCCTGGAGGCCTGTCCCTCCCTGGCCCAGGCCCTGGCGGAACAGCGCCAGCGCACCGCCGCTCCAGCCCGTTTGAACTAA